The following proteins are encoded in a genomic region of Triticum dicoccoides isolate Atlit2015 ecotype Zavitan chromosome 1B, WEW_v2.0, whole genome shotgun sequence:
- the LOC119342005 gene encoding protein PALE CRESS, chloroplastic-like, which produces MAAAAPALPTFLRPRPAPPFPSSTPPLHRRRPSPSRLHPARPAAPLSPVSAVEKTKGAAAAADEVQLEGMPSEFYDEEWQANQRERTKEWHAYRQKEEAEEEAKSSEYREIGMRMKAYPQEEVCKARVLVSSFIRAGEDVEKVIEKAAERGELTELVLMVIWNRLDVARRDDEKDAIRSLDLLYRRVETEILRSEATPAMRLLDELLNIHDGSDNDKWLKACRKHMIEVFPREDPFTMVFPPGFDMEKHDGQIKLPPQDDDVLLRVDFVREVDELLKEVEAGQEKSKLQSGYDPESVATMLKQQEKLRTIRQVEALLELAASLKW; this is translated from the exons atggccgccgccgcgcccgcgcttCCCACCTTCCTCCGGCCGCGGCCGGCCCCGCCTTTCCCCTCCTCCACACCGCCTCTCCACCGACGCCGGCCCTCTCCGTCTCGTCTGCACCCTGCCCGGCCCGCCGCGCCCCTCTCCCCCGTCTCAG CTGTGGAGAAGACGAAGGGTGCCGCTGCGGCAGCCGACGAGGTCCAgctggaggggatgccttccgagttcTACGACGAG GAATGGCAAGCCAATCAGCGGGAGAGGACTAAGGAATGGCATGCATATCGTCAGAAAGAGGAAGCCGAGGAGGAAGCAAAATCAAGTGAATACCGAGAGATTGGGATGCGTATGAAAGCATACCCACAGGAAGAAGTTTGTAAAGCTAGGGTTTTAGTTTCAAGTTTCATAagagctggtgaagatgttgagaaG GTAATTGAgaaggctgctgaaagaggagagctTACCGAGCTTGTTCTCATGGTCATTTGGAATCGACTTGATGTTGCTCGGCGTGAT GATGAGAAAGATGCCATCAGAAGCCTTGATCTCTTGTACAGAAGGGTAGAG ACTGAGATTTTAAGAAGTGAAGCAACTCCCGCCATGAGATTACTTGATGAACTTCTGAATATTCATGATGGCTCTGACAATGACAAATGGCTAAAGGCATGTAGAAAGCACATGATTGAAGTTTTTCCAAGAGAGGACCCATTCACCATGGTCTTTCCTCCTGGATTCGACATGGAAAAG CATGATGGGCAGATCAAGCTGCCTCCCCAGGATGATGATGTGCTTCTGAGAGTTGACTTTGTAAGGGAAGTCGATGAGCTGCTGAAAGAAGTTGAAGCTGGGCAAGAAAAGAGTAAGCTGCAAAGTGGATACGACCCGGAGTCTGTTGCGACCATGTTGAAACAGCAAGAGAAGCTGCGGACTATACGTCAAGTGGAAGCTCTCTTGGAGTTGGCAGCCTCCCTGAAATGGTGA